One stretch of Micromonospora cremea DNA includes these proteins:
- a CDS encoding DHA2 family efflux MFS transporter permease subunit, giving the protein MTQQSVATSDKLDAAVLKVAGVVVLGAIMSILDVTVVSVAIPTFQSEFDASYARVAWTMTAYTLALATVIPLSGWAADRFGTKRLYMVALALFTIGSGLCATADTIGELIGYRVLQGLGGGMLMPLGMTIMTRAAGPHRIGRLMAVLGIPMLLGPIGGPILGGWLIDTASWHWIFLINLPIGVIALIYAQLALPKDAPEPSESFDFVGMLMLSPGLALFLYGVSSLPEAGTFADAKVWGPMLAGAALVVAFVLYSFKPRHPLLDLRLFTNRNLTIASVTLFVFIIAFMGAGLLFPSYFLQVRGESTLTAGLLMAPQGIGAMMTMPIAGMLADRVPIGRTVPFALALIVAGFFSFTQVDPQTSYWLLGGSLFVMGLGMGGTMMPIMTSALRTLQAHDVARGSTLVNILQQIGGSIGAAVMSVILTNELNGSRPIPGVTDPSGKPVTEAGLAIASQQQPELLQQMPVDPSIIERGLDFAATSFATTFWVAFALVLLTFVPAALLPRRRQPAQPLDDQAELAKAPVVIH; this is encoded by the coding sequence GTGACCCAGCAATCTGTCGCGACATCGGACAAACTCGACGCCGCGGTGCTCAAGGTGGCGGGCGTCGTCGTCCTCGGCGCGATCATGTCGATCCTCGACGTGACGGTGGTCAGCGTCGCCATCCCGACGTTCCAGAGCGAGTTCGACGCGTCGTACGCCCGCGTCGCCTGGACGATGACCGCCTACACCCTCGCGCTGGCCACGGTGATTCCGCTCAGCGGGTGGGCGGCGGACCGGTTCGGCACCAAACGCCTCTACATGGTGGCGTTGGCCCTGTTCACCATCGGGTCGGGGCTCTGTGCCACCGCCGACACGATCGGCGAGCTGATCGGCTACCGCGTCCTGCAGGGTCTCGGCGGCGGCATGCTGATGCCGCTGGGCATGACCATCATGACCCGGGCCGCCGGGCCGCACCGGATCGGCCGGTTGATGGCCGTCCTCGGCATCCCGATGCTGCTCGGGCCGATCGGCGGCCCGATCCTCGGTGGCTGGCTGATCGACACCGCGAGCTGGCACTGGATCTTCCTGATCAACCTGCCGATCGGCGTGATCGCGCTGATCTACGCGCAGCTGGCGCTGCCGAAGGACGCACCCGAGCCGTCGGAGTCGTTCGACTTCGTCGGCATGCTGATGCTCTCCCCGGGGCTCGCGCTGTTCCTCTACGGCGTCTCGTCGCTGCCCGAGGCGGGCACCTTCGCCGATGCCAAGGTGTGGGGCCCCATGCTGGCCGGCGCGGCGCTGGTGGTGGCGTTCGTGCTCTACTCCTTCAAGCCCCGGCACCCGCTCCTCGACCTGCGGCTGTTCACCAACCGCAACCTGACCATCGCCTCGGTGACGCTGTTCGTGTTCATCATCGCGTTCATGGGCGCCGGGCTGCTGTTCCCGAGCTACTTCCTCCAGGTGCGCGGCGAGTCGACGTTGACCGCAGGTCTGCTGATGGCTCCGCAGGGCATCGGCGCGATGATGACCATGCCGATCGCCGGCATGCTGGCCGACCGGGTGCCGATCGGTCGCACCGTCCCGTTCGCGCTGGCGCTCATCGTCGCCGGGTTCTTCAGCTTCACCCAGGTCGACCCGCAGACCTCGTACTGGCTGCTCGGCGGCTCGCTGTTCGTGATGGGTCTGGGCATGGGCGGCACGATGATGCCGATCATGACGTCAGCGCTGCGGACGCTGCAGGCCCACGACGTGGCTCGCGGCTCGACGCTGGTCAACATCCTCCAGCAGATCGGCGGCTCGATCGGCGCCGCGGTCATGTCGGTGATCCTCACCAACGAGCTGAACGGATCCCGGCCGATCCCCGGCGTGACGGACCCGAGCGGCAAGCCGGTCACCGAGGCCGGGCTGGCCATCGCCTCCCAGCAGCAGCCGGAGCTGCTCCAGCAGATGCCGGTGGACCCGTCGATCATCGAGCGCGGGCTCGACTTCGCCGCCACGTCGTTCGCCACCACGTTCTGGGTCGCGTTCGCGCTGGTGCTGCTCACCTTCGTCCCGGCCGCCCTGCTGCCGCGCCGGCGCCAGCCGGCCCAGCCGCTCGACGACCAGGCCGAGCTGGCCAAGGCGCCCGTCGTCATCCACTGA
- a CDS encoding helix-turn-helix transcriptional regulator, whose protein sequence is MSDTPARLLNLLSLLQTPREWPGSELAARLGVSLRTVRRDVERLRELGYPVRATMGAIGGYRLVAGKAMPPLLLDDEEAVAIAVGLRTAAGHAVAGIEEASVRALAKLEQVLPSRLRHRVGALGAATEPLLTWGRPTVDPEQLTALAAAVTNREQLRFAYRRRDGAAGERLVEPYKLVSAGRRWYLVGYDNDRGDWRIFRVDRINGLRSTRARVAPRPLPAPDAAAFVTEKLLELTPVYRAVVTLHAPVERMTGPLGGASVDLEPIDANSCRLRSHADTLDWLAWRLLTLGCDIEVHEPPELIAYLREIGARATRAAGAPSG, encoded by the coding sequence ATGTCCGACACCCCCGCCCGGCTGCTGAATCTGCTGTCGCTGCTGCAGACACCCCGTGAGTGGCCCGGCAGCGAGCTGGCCGCCCGGCTCGGCGTCAGTCTGCGCACCGTCCGCCGCGATGTGGAGCGGCTGCGCGAGCTGGGTTATCCGGTGCGGGCGACGATGGGCGCGATCGGCGGCTATCGCCTCGTCGCCGGCAAGGCGATGCCGCCGCTGCTGCTGGACGACGAGGAGGCGGTCGCGATCGCGGTCGGTCTGCGTACCGCCGCTGGTCATGCGGTGGCCGGGATCGAGGAGGCCTCGGTACGGGCGCTGGCGAAGCTGGAGCAGGTGCTGCCGTCCCGGCTGCGCCACCGGGTCGGCGCGCTGGGCGCGGCCACCGAACCGCTGCTCACCTGGGGCCGGCCGACGGTAGACCCCGAGCAGCTGACCGCGCTGGCCGCCGCCGTCACCAACCGCGAGCAGCTGCGGTTCGCCTACCGGCGGCGCGACGGCGCGGCCGGCGAGCGGCTGGTCGAGCCGTACAAGCTGGTGTCTGCGGGCCGCCGCTGGTATCTGGTGGGCTACGACAACGACCGGGGCGACTGGCGGATCTTCCGGGTGGACCGGATCAACGGGCTGCGATCCACCCGGGCCCGTGTCGCACCTCGTCCCCTGCCGGCCCCTGACGCCGCGGCGTTCGTGACGGAGAAGCTGCTCGAACTGACGCCGGTCTACCGGGCGGTGGTGACCCTGCACGCACCGGTCGAGCGGATGACCGGCCCGCTCGGTGGCGCCTCGGTCGACCTGGAGCCGATCGACGCCAACTCCTGCCGGTTGCGCAGTCACGCCGACACCCTGGACTGGCTGGCGTGGCGCCTGCTGACCCTCGGCTGCGACATCGAGGTGCACGAGCCGCCGGAGCTGATCGCGTACCTCCGGGAGATTGGCGCCCGGGCCACCCGGGCTGCCGGCGCGCCATCCGGGTAG
- a CDS encoding epoxide hydrolase family protein, producing the protein MTPFRIDIPRSDLDDLRDRLSRTRWPRSLPGAEWSRGVPVDYLRDLVDHWATGYDWRRHEARLNEFPQFVTRIDGLDVHLLHVRSPEPDALPLLLTHGWPNSVVEFTELIGPLTDPRAHGGDPGQAFHVVVPSVPGYGFSQAPPAGFTVGRVARMWAELMHRLGYHRYGTQGGDLGAYIAPEVATVAPEQVVGVHIDGGFGFPTAADVPGMTEAERAEWEQMQQWTSGGVDHHALLRAAPMTLSYAWNDSPVGLLAWMMQKFKEFTMTVPTPEQAIDRDHLLTNVSLYWFTGTSGSSSWPMYERLTMADDGGFAWPKGQRRVPSGVYGGGSALMRRLADRHNTIVHWPEGNPGSHFVAMDEPLAHAADIRAFFGSLR; encoded by the coding sequence ATGACGCCATTCCGGATCGACATCCCGCGATCGGACCTCGACGACCTGCGCGACCGGCTCTCCCGGACCCGGTGGCCCCGTTCGTTGCCCGGCGCCGAGTGGAGCCGCGGGGTGCCGGTGGACTACCTGCGTGACCTGGTCGACCACTGGGCGACCGGTTACGACTGGCGGCGGCACGAGGCACGGCTGAACGAGTTCCCCCAGTTCGTCACCCGGATCGACGGGCTGGACGTGCACCTGCTGCACGTGCGCTCGCCGGAGCCGGACGCGTTGCCGTTGCTGCTGACGCACGGCTGGCCGAACTCGGTGGTCGAGTTCACCGAGCTGATCGGCCCGCTGACCGATCCACGCGCCCACGGCGGGGACCCCGGGCAGGCGTTCCACGTGGTGGTGCCGTCGGTGCCCGGCTACGGTTTCTCGCAGGCGCCACCGGCCGGGTTCACGGTCGGCCGGGTCGCCCGGATGTGGGCCGAGCTGATGCACCGCCTCGGCTACCACCGGTACGGCACCCAGGGCGGCGACCTCGGTGCGTACATCGCGCCGGAGGTGGCGACCGTGGCGCCCGAGCAGGTGGTCGGCGTGCACATCGACGGCGGGTTCGGCTTCCCGACCGCGGCCGACGTGCCCGGCATGACCGAGGCGGAACGCGCCGAGTGGGAGCAGATGCAGCAGTGGACGAGCGGCGGCGTGGACCATCACGCGCTGCTGCGGGCCGCGCCGATGACCCTCTCGTACGCCTGGAACGACTCGCCGGTCGGGCTGCTGGCCTGGATGATGCAGAAGTTCAAGGAGTTCACCATGACGGTCCCGACGCCGGAGCAGGCCATCGACCGGGACCACCTGCTCACCAACGTGAGCCTCTACTGGTTCACCGGCACGTCCGGGTCGTCCTCGTGGCCGATGTACGAGCGCCTCACGATGGCTGACGACGGCGGTTTCGCCTGGCCGAAGGGGCAGCGGCGGGTGCCGTCCGGCGTGTACGGAGGCGGGTCCGCGCTGATGCGGCGCCTCGCCGATCGGCACAACACCATCGTCCACTGGCCCGAAGGCAACCCGGGTAGCCACTTCGTGGCGATGGATGAGCCGCTGGCGCACGCGGCGGACATCCGCGCCTTCTTCGGGAGCCTGCGGTGA
- a CDS encoding DUF5709 domain-containing protein, whose translation MSQTERIDSAEEWNVAEDDGVLDASDTLDDDRVGDPLDTGIIAGDHWTAANRFGTTPAEERAGESLEQLLAQEEPDTDPYAEGGDDEDELTRRGYEREARAGRLVADDEGLGEDEEAESVAWDVGIDGGAASAEEAAIHLVEDPNGPGDGPLR comes from the coding sequence GTGAGCCAGACGGAGCGGATCGATTCCGCCGAGGAGTGGAACGTGGCCGAGGACGACGGGGTGCTGGACGCCTCCGACACCCTGGACGACGACCGAGTCGGCGACCCCCTCGACACCGGCATCATCGCCGGGGACCACTGGACGGCGGCGAACCGGTTCGGCACCACGCCCGCCGAGGAGCGGGCGGGCGAGTCCTTGGAGCAGCTCCTCGCCCAGGAGGAACCGGACACCGACCCGTACGCCGAGGGCGGCGACGACGAGGACGAGCTGACCCGGCGAGGGTACGAGCGCGAGGCACGCGCGGGCCGCCTGGTCGCCGACGACGAGGGTCTCGGCGAGGACGAGGAGGCCGAGTCGGTGGCGTGGGACGTCGGGATCGATGGAGGCGCCGCCAGCGCCGAGGAGGCTGCGATCCACCTGGTCGAGGACCCGAACGGGCCCGGGGACGGGCCACTTCGCTGA
- a CDS encoding alpha/beta fold hydrolase, translated as MGSTSHDVGVLAPAAHEVTVGGVRQVYHVAGTGPLCVAHSGGPGIEWAYLRMPSLEEHFTMVYVEPVGTGASGRLDNADDYRLDTYVRFLDAVVEHLGAPRVYLLGHSHGGFVVQRYALAHPDRVAGLALYDTSPVTGAEFWAEAMAGLTAYPLRHPERPEAAAIPAAFQQAVTATDDEALSAGLRAALPVYFADFWTRQAEFAPFQAAVRAWSAPAGAQDPTPFDVRDNLGEIAVPAVVIVGAHDFICGPRWAEQLHAGLKDSRLVVLERSGHFGHIEQPAEFSAAVAELLQR; from the coding sequence ATGGGTTCCACCAGCCACGACGTCGGCGTCCTCGCACCGGCTGCCCACGAGGTCACCGTGGGTGGCGTTCGGCAGGTCTACCACGTCGCCGGCACCGGCCCGTTGTGCGTGGCGCACTCCGGCGGCCCCGGCATCGAATGGGCCTACCTGCGGATGCCGAGCCTCGAAGAGCACTTCACCATGGTGTACGTCGAGCCGGTCGGCACCGGCGCCTCCGGGCGACTCGACAACGCCGACGACTACCGTCTCGACACGTACGTCCGGTTCCTCGACGCCGTCGTCGAGCACCTCGGTGCGCCCCGGGTGTACCTCCTCGGGCACTCGCACGGCGGTTTCGTCGTCCAGCGGTACGCGCTCGCGCACCCCGACCGGGTCGCCGGTCTCGCCCTGTACGACACCTCGCCGGTCACCGGCGCCGAGTTCTGGGCCGAGGCGATGGCCGGTCTCACCGCGTACCCGCTGCGGCACCCCGAGCGACCGGAGGCGGCGGCGATCCCGGCCGCCTTCCAGCAGGCGGTCACCGCCACCGACGACGAGGCGCTGAGCGCCGGCCTGCGGGCGGCCCTGCCGGTCTACTTCGCGGACTTCTGGACCCGGCAGGCCGAGTTCGCCCCGTTCCAGGCCGCCGTGCGTGCCTGGTCCGCTCCGGCGGGCGCGCAGGACCCGACGCCGTTCGACGTGCGGGACAACCTCGGTGAGATCGCCGTGCCGGCCGTGGTGATCGTGGGGGCGCACGACTTCATCTGCGGCCCCCGCTGGGCCGAGCAGCTGCACGCGGGCCTCAAGGACTCGCGTCTGGTGGTGCTGGAGCGCAGCGGGCACTTCGGGCACATCGAGCAGCCGGCGGAGTTCAGCGCCGCCGTGGCGGAGCTGCTCCAGCGCTGA
- a CDS encoding RNA polymerase sigma factor, which translates to MAHGDAELVPLAQAGEAAALGVLLARHEAEMRAVALSLLGYGPDAEDAVQDAMVVALRRIGELRDPAAIGPWLRAIVRNNSRMTLRGPRPVPVADPEWFAQPATNPTPEEALERGALRDWVWHAIGELSEPDRMVTLLRYFSEASSYEQIAAVCGVPVGTVRSRLSHARRTLAGGLRASATAAHVDVTAASDARWREGRDMIATAMRGDFDRVLRESWWPDAEMLAPGGLRGGTDLAVQGMTKDLTDGVRQRLRNVVASGDVLIWETDLISPPDDPEHCPPGALWMQLLRGGRVRQLTLFHPTPARAIRQPAPV; encoded by the coding sequence GTGGCGCACGGTGACGCGGAGCTGGTCCCGCTCGCGCAGGCGGGCGAGGCGGCAGCGCTCGGTGTGCTGCTGGCCCGGCACGAGGCCGAGATGCGGGCGGTCGCGCTGAGCTTGCTCGGCTACGGTCCGGACGCCGAGGACGCGGTGCAGGACGCGATGGTGGTGGCGTTGCGCCGCATCGGCGAGCTTCGCGACCCGGCCGCGATCGGCCCGTGGCTGCGGGCCATCGTCCGCAACAACAGTCGGATGACGCTGCGTGGGCCCCGGCCCGTCCCGGTCGCCGACCCCGAGTGGTTCGCCCAGCCGGCCACCAATCCCACCCCGGAGGAGGCGCTGGAGCGGGGCGCGCTGCGCGACTGGGTGTGGCACGCCATCGGGGAGTTGTCCGAGCCCGACCGGATGGTGACCCTGCTGCGGTACTTCAGCGAAGCCTCCTCGTACGAGCAGATCGCGGCCGTCTGCGGCGTGCCGGTCGGCACCGTCCGCAGCCGGCTCAGCCACGCCCGCCGCACGCTCGCCGGCGGCCTGCGGGCGTCGGCGACCGCGGCGCACGTCGACGTCACCGCGGCCAGCGACGCCCGGTGGCGCGAGGGCCGCGACATGATCGCGACGGCGATGCGCGGCGACTTCGACCGGGTGCTGCGCGAGAGCTGGTGGCCGGACGCGGAGATGCTCGCGCCGGGTGGCCTGCGCGGCGGCACCGACCTGGCGGTCCAGGGCATGACGAAGGATCTGACCGACGGGGTACGGCAGCGGCTGCGCAACGTGGTGGCCAGCGGTGATGTGCTGATCTGGGAGACCGATCTGATCAGCCCGCCCGACGACCCGGAGCACTGCCCACCCGGGGCGCTGTGGATGCAGCTGCTGCGCGGCGGGCGGGTGCGCCAACTCACCCTCTTCCACCCCACCCCGGCACGGGCGATCCGCCAGCCGGCGCCCGTCTGA